The following are encoded together in the Thalassomonas haliotis genome:
- the hemJ gene encoding protoporphyrinogen oxidase HemJ, whose amino-acid sequence MTSLLWLKAFHVIFMVAWFAGIFYLPRLFVNHAETDNKDISEHFKGMERRLLYFVTPFAIFTILLGLAMIYIYGYEWFVQSKWLHIKITLVIFLVAYHLYCFKLVKVFRQDKNTRSGKFYRLFNEIPVLILFAVIILAYVKPF is encoded by the coding sequence ATGACAAGTCTACTCTGGTTAAAAGCATTTCACGTGATTTTTATGGTGGCCTGGTTTGCCGGGATTTTTTACCTGCCGCGGCTGTTTGTTAACCATGCCGAAACAGACAATAAGGACATCAGCGAGCACTTTAAAGGCATGGAACGCAGGTTGCTTTACTTCGTCACCCCGTTTGCCATTTTCACTATTCTGTTGGGTTTGGCCATGATTTATATCTATGGCTACGAATGGTTCGTGCAGTCGAAATGGCTGCACATCAAAATCACCCTGGTCATTTTCCTGGTGGCTTATCATCTTTATTGCTTTAAGCTGGTAAAAGTTTTTCGCCAAGATAAAAATACCCGCTCCGGCAAGTTTTACCGCCTCTTTAATGAAATTCCGGTATTGATCTTATTTGCGGTGATTATCCTGGCCTATGTAAAACCTTTTTAG